Proteins found in one Candidatus Nitrosopelagicus brevis genomic segment:
- the thsB gene encoding thermosome subunit beta yields MASIQQTPNGPVLVLKESALQEKGKDAQKNNIMAAKMVADIVKSSLGPRGLDKMLVDSLGDVTITNDGATILKEIDAQHPAAKMMIEISKTIDTEVGDGTTSSVIFAGTLLAKAEELLKKDVHSSVIIEGFQAASEKALEVLAEISKKVTADDRETLLKIASTSMESKLISEDSEPLSKIVVDSIMSITETRDNKASIDLDNLKVEKKAGGSIQDTALIKGIVLDKEVVHSGMPTKIQQAKIALLNTAMEVEKTEMSAEIRINDPTQMQMFLEEENRMIKTMVDKIHSIGANVVICQKGIDDMAQHFLSKHGILAVRRVKESDMTKLAKATGGRITSNIEDISEKDLGGANLVQQKKVESDKWVFIEGCKNPQSVTLLIRGGSQRVVDEVDRSIHDSLMVVKDVIEKPEIVAGGGAPEALLASFLKDWSERFEGRQQLAINKFAEALEIIPLTIAENAGMDPIDTMVKLRARQSEGKKWSGINAKEGRVADMLTQNIVEPVVVKEQIIKSATEAASMILRIDDVIAISGGSGGGMPPGMPPMG; encoded by the coding sequence GTGGCCTCAATACAACAAACACCAAATGGACCTGTTTTAGTCCTAAAAGAAAGCGCTTTACAGGAAAAAGGTAAAGACGCTCAGAAAAACAATATCATGGCTGCAAAAATGGTTGCAGATATTGTTAAATCAAGTTTAGGTCCTCGTGGACTTGACAAAATGCTTGTTGATTCTCTAGGTGACGTTACAATTACAAATGATGGTGCAACAATTCTAAAAGAAATTGATGCACAACATCCAGCTGCTAAAATGATGATTGAAATTTCAAAAACTATTGATACTGAAGTTGGTGATGGAACAACATCATCTGTTATTTTTGCTGGAACATTATTGGCAAAAGCAGAAGAATTACTAAAAAAAGATGTGCACTCTTCAGTTATCATTGAAGGATTTCAAGCTGCATCTGAAAAAGCATTAGAAGTTTTAGCAGAAATTTCTAAAAAAGTTACCGCAGATGATAGAGAGACATTATTAAAAATTGCAAGTACAAGTATGGAATCAAAATTAATTTCTGAAGATAGTGAACCTCTATCAAAAATTGTTGTTGATTCAATCATGAGCATAACTGAAACAAGAGATAACAAAGCATCTATTGATCTTGATAATCTTAAAGTTGAGAAAAAGGCTGGTGGTTCAATTCAAGATACTGCATTGATTAAAGGAATTGTTTTGGATAAAGAAGTTGTACACTCTGGCATGCCAACAAAAATTCAACAAGCAAAAATTGCTTTACTTAACACTGCAATGGAAGTTGAAAAAACAGAGATGAGTGCAGAAATTAGAATTAATGATCCAACACAAATGCAAATGTTTCTTGAAGAAGAAAATAGAATGATCAAAACAATGGTCGATAAAATTCATTCAATTGGTGCAAACGTTGTCATCTGCCAAAAAGGAATTGATGACATGGCACAACATTTCTTATCAAAACATGGAATCTTAGCTGTTAGACGTGTAAAAGAAAGTGACATGACAAAACTTGCAAAGGCAACAGGTGGACGTATTACTTCTAACATTGAAGATATTTCTGAAAAAGATTTAGGTGGTGCAAACTTGGTACAACAAAAGAAAGTTGAATCTGATAAATGGGTTTTCATTGAAGGATGTAAAAACCCACAGTCTGTAACATTACTAATTCGCGGTGGTTCTCAACGTGTAGTTGATGAAGTAGACCGCTCAATACATGACTCATTAATGGTTGTTAAAGATGTAATTGAAAAACCAGAAATTGTTGCAGGTGGTGGAGCACCAGAAGCATTACTTGCATCATTTTTGAAAGACTGGTCAGAACGATTTGAAGGAAGACAGCAGTTAGCAATTAACAAGTTTGCAGAAGCATTAGAAATTATTCCATTAACAATTGCAGAAAATGCAGGTATGGATCCAATTGATACTATGGTTAAGTTACGTGCAAGACAAAGTGAAGGGAAGAAATGGAGCGGAATTAATGCAAAAGAAGGAAGAGTAGCTGATATGCTAACTCAAAATATTGTTGAACCAGTTGTAGTTAAAGAACAAATTATCAAATCTGCGACAGAGGCTGCATCAATGATTCTCAGAATCGATGATGTAATTGCTATTTCAGGCGGCTCAGGCGGCGGTATGCCTCCTGGAATGCCTCCAATGGGATAG
- a CDS encoding adenine deaminase, translating into MHTKLSSTLSEINSVSVGDDYADLILQNCSLINVYTNEIQEKIQISIKNDRIAFVGEDASHTLGPKTKVLDVKNKHVCPSFVDPHIHIDHFVTPAEFVKKSLLHGVTSLFPDSIDIVSVCGYRGFKEFLRQTENLPMRFFHTIPGGLPVDRKFSHGKTLSIKEEKQAIDLRSVVGLGEVFSWTKVTKRDPKTIKSLKQMHENNCIINGHTAGASGKKLNSYIASGIFSCHEPINYDQVLERLRLGMWVMIREGSIRRDLKEIVPLVLSKKIYNNRLMFCSDGVDPFDISNIGHIDHCVRESIKLGMNPIDAISIASRNCFDYYKMGSDFGGIGPGKVADILILDDYKKIKINKVILGGKIVVSNGKIVAKIHTPKVPTWMKKTVKIPKLQPKSFNVTSKNNVETVNIILMRTEIVTKKSSADLDVTNSNVTASYDKDIWKVAALDRTFGSKTKTVGFLENFGADIGAFASTWSFHENDMIVIGSNESDMADACNKLTKSQGGLIVVKDGKTLASLPFQLGGILSTDPIDKVTKNFTKINDVLVDSGCKFKKPHLMPLFLPFLALPDIRILYSGIVDVKSRQFIPTIQTKL; encoded by the coding sequence ATGCACACAAAACTTTCTTCAACATTATCTGAAATTAATTCTGTGTCTGTGGGTGATGATTATGCAGATCTAATTTTGCAAAATTGCTCACTAATCAATGTCTATACAAATGAAATTCAGGAAAAAATTCAGATATCTATCAAAAACGATAGAATTGCATTTGTTGGTGAAGATGCATCTCACACACTTGGTCCAAAGACCAAAGTTCTAGATGTAAAAAATAAACATGTTTGTCCAAGTTTTGTAGATCCTCACATACACATTGATCATTTTGTAACTCCTGCAGAATTTGTAAAAAAATCATTACTACATGGCGTAACTTCACTTTTCCCAGATTCTATTGACATTGTGAGCGTCTGTGGATATCGTGGTTTTAAGGAATTTTTACGACAAACAGAAAATCTACCAATGAGATTTTTTCATACTATTCCTGGTGGCTTACCTGTTGACAGAAAATTCAGTCATGGAAAAACTCTCAGTATTAAAGAAGAAAAACAAGCAATTGATTTGCGGTCTGTTGTTGGATTAGGAGAAGTGTTTTCTTGGACAAAAGTTACAAAGCGAGATCCTAAAACAATCAAGTCATTAAAACAAATGCATGAAAATAATTGCATAATTAATGGTCATACCGCTGGTGCAAGTGGGAAAAAATTAAATTCGTACATTGCATCAGGAATTTTTTCGTGTCATGAACCAATAAACTATGATCAAGTGTTAGAACGACTACGTCTTGGAATGTGGGTAATGATTAGAGAAGGTTCAATTCGTAGAGACTTGAAAGAAATTGTTCCACTTGTATTATCTAAAAAAATATACAACAATAGATTGATGTTTTGTTCTGACGGTGTAGATCCTTTTGATATATCTAACATAGGTCATATTGATCATTGTGTTAGAGAATCTATAAAACTTGGAATGAATCCAATTGATGCTATTTCTATAGCATCAAGAAACTGTTTTGATTATTATAAAATGGGAAGTGATTTTGGTGGAATCGGTCCTGGAAAAGTTGCAGACATTTTAATTTTAGATGATTACAAAAAAATAAAAATTAACAAAGTAATTCTAGGTGGAAAAATTGTTGTTTCTAATGGAAAAATTGTTGCAAAAATTCATACACCTAAAGTACCAACTTGGATGAAAAAAACAGTCAAGATTCCAAAACTACAACCAAAAAGTTTCAATGTTACTTCGAAAAACAATGTTGAAACTGTGAATATAATTTTAATGAGAACTGAAATTGTTACAAAAAAAAGTTCAGCCGACTTGGATGTTACAAACTCGAATGTTACTGCTTCATATGACAAAGATATTTGGAAGGTTGCTGCATTGGATAGAACATTTGGAAGCAAAACTAAGACTGTTGGATTTTTAGAAAATTTTGGTGCTGATATTGGTGCATTTGCATCTACATGGAGTTTTCATGAAAATGATATGATAGTTATTGGTTCAAATGAAAGTGACATGGCTGATGCATGTAACAAGCTTACTAAATCACAAGGAGGTTTAATCGTTGTAAAAGATGGAAAAACATTAGCATCTCTGCCATTTCAATTAGGAGGAATACTCTCAACTGATCCGATTGATAAGGTGACAAAAAACTTTACAAAAATTAATGATGTTTTAGTTGATTCTGGTTGTAAATTCAAGAAACCTCACCTAATGCCATTATTCCTACCTTTCTTGGCATTACCAGATATCCGAATTCTGTACAGTGGCATAGTAGATGTAAAATCCAGACAATTCATCCCCACGATCCAAACTAAACTATAA
- a CDS encoding 50S ribosomal protein L44e, which produces MNLPKETRSYCPKCKSHQTMKVSIYKAGKRRGSAAGERRHALRKKGYGGQKFPKLAKPAKTTKKVTLIETCTTCKKKMMNKGIRIRKFELIAA; this is translated from the coding sequence ATGAATTTACCAAAAGAGACTAGATCCTATTGTCCAAAATGTAAAAGTCATCAAACAATGAAGGTCTCTATTTACAAAGCTGGAAAAAGAAGAGGTTCAGCAGCAGGTGAAAGAAGACATGCTTTAAGAAAGAAAGGTTATGGCGGACAGAAATTCCCAAAACTTGCAAAACCTGCAAAAACTACTAAAAAAGTTACACTAATTGAAACATGTACAACATGTAAAAAGAAAATGATGAATAAAGGAATTAGAATTAGAAAGTTCGAGTTGATAGCAGCATGA
- a CDS encoding 30S ribosomal protein S27e, producing MKKDHVLVPEPSSKFNKVKCHECESEQIVYSHSSTQVICNSCGNVLSKATGSIAQINGKVLEAAE from the coding sequence ATGAAGAAAGATCACGTTTTGGTTCCAGAACCAAGTAGTAAATTTAACAAAGTAAAATGTCATGAATGTGAATCAGAACAAATTGTTTATTCACATAGTTCTACGCAAGTAATTTGTAATTCATGTGGAAATGTCTTATCAAAAGCAACAGGCTCAATTGCTCAGATAAATGGTAAAGTTTTAGAGGCTGCCGAGTAA
- a CDS encoding NTP transferase domain-containing protein, with product MIGLVMAGGKGTRMQSDKEKLLLEYKKPLVLHVVDALKNSNCFEKIIAVTSPNSPQTQKILIENDVKIIETLGDNFVTDLNSILKKLDDYVFVTSGDLPLLDENIVKQIVSASNPKKIWTSVVTTKSFQSSLNLEPECLISLNEEEHVHTGISVVNATQIKNFDSVEEDYLIINDKRVCLNINTKTDFELLGSL from the coding sequence ATGATTGGTCTTGTCATGGCTGGTGGAAAAGGAACCAGAATGCAAAGCGATAAAGAAAAATTATTACTAGAATACAAAAAACCACTTGTTTTACATGTTGTTGATGCATTGAAAAATTCAAATTGTTTTGAAAAAATTATTGCTGTTACTAGTCCAAATTCTCCTCAAACACAAAAAATTCTCATAGAGAATGATGTAAAAATTATTGAAACTTTGGGAGATAACTTTGTAACAGATCTCAATTCTATCTTGAAAAAATTAGATGATTATGTATTTGTCACATCTGGTGATTTGCCTCTTTTAGATGAAAATATAGTGAAACAGATAGTTTCTGCTTCAAATCCAAAGAAAATATGGACTAGTGTTGTTACCACAAAATCATTTCAATCATCTCTAAATCTGGAACCCGAATGTCTTATCTCACTAAATGAAGAAGAACATGTGCACACTGGTATTTCTGTTGTAAATGCAACTCAAATTAAAAATTTTGATTCTGTAGAAGAAGATTATCTAATAATTAATGATAAACGTGTATGTTTGAATATAAATACAAAAACTGATTTTGAATTACTCGGCAGCCTCTAA
- the cobS gene encoding adenosylcobinamide-GDP ribazoletransferase has product MLKQIGSVFSFLTIIPTSNSDLNSIAKNMYLFPIVGIVIGLVIGSLGYGLSLYLEPLVVSLVVVASLAVITGIHHTDGLADFADGLMTKGTKEKKRKAMKDLSVGSAGIFSIVLYAIGVIIALSLSSGMELFKIILLSEIMAKFSMVLMAGLGNSASIGSNSPFMDSMKDKKRLLVAGIITIIPFIILGEMNGFIVFASGIVLTMFLVGLSTKSFGGITGDVMGASNELTRLSSLLIFVSL; this is encoded by the coding sequence TTGCTTAAACAAATCGGTTCTGTTTTTTCATTTTTGACAATCATACCAACGTCTAATTCTGATCTTAATTCAATTGCAAAAAACATGTATCTTTTTCCAATTGTTGGAATTGTAATTGGACTTGTCATTGGAAGTTTAGGTTATGGATTATCATTATACTTAGAACCACTTGTCGTATCTTTGGTTGTTGTTGCATCCCTTGCAGTAATTACTGGAATCCATCATACTGATGGTCTTGCTGATTTTGCAGACGGTTTAATGACTAAAGGAACAAAAGAAAAAAAACGCAAAGCAATGAAGGACCTTTCGGTAGGATCTGCTGGAATATTCTCAATAGTGTTGTATGCGATAGGCGTAATCATTGCATTATCACTTAGTAGCGGAATGGAGCTATTCAAAATCATATTACTTAGTGAAATAATGGCAAAATTTTCAATGGTTTTGATGGCCGGATTGGGAAATTCTGCATCAATAGGTTCAAACTCTCCATTCATGGATTCTATGAAAGACAAAAAACGGTTATTGGTAGCCGGTATTATCACGATTATCCCTTTCATCATACTTGGCGAAATGAATGGCTTCATAGTTTTTGCATCAGGAATTGTTCTTACAATGTTTCTAGTTGGATTATCTACGAAAAGTTTTGGTGGAATTACTGGTGATGTGATGGGTGCAAGTAATGAATTAACAAGACTATCATCATTACTAATTTTTGTTTCATTATGA
- a CDS encoding cobalamin biosynthesis protein, protein MILESILVIGFAILLDLLFGDPKNRFHPTAWIGILIGNITTRMKNENHNLEKLGGIFIVLIPVCISIVVLSGLDYSIDLISVESLSILISIITGIVLFKMTIAIKGMERHALAVLDSIQKNDLTQARTNLSMIVKRNTKNLDKNHILSGTLESLSENIVDGITGPMFYFAIFGLPGAFVYRIVNTVDSMVGYKTQMFKNLGWFGANCDNVLNYIPSRLTGLTIVLGSMLLGHDWKNCYEIFKRDGKKTDSPNAGYPMAAFAGALGTKFEKLEHYSLGTGEYEITSKKVKDAISLMKVTSLLFFGIVSIPIILLISFVELILFA, encoded by the coding sequence ATGATTCTCGAATCTATTCTTGTAATTGGATTTGCAATTTTACTAGACCTTCTTTTTGGTGATCCAAAAAATCGTTTTCACCCTACTGCTTGGATTGGTATTTTGATAGGAAATATTACAACTCGAATGAAAAATGAAAATCATAATCTAGAAAAACTTGGGGGAATTTTTATTGTTTTAATCCCTGTCTGCATATCTATTGTTGTTCTATCGGGTTTGGACTATAGTATTGATCTAATTAGTGTTGAATCTTTGTCTATTTTGATTTCTATCATCACTGGAATAGTGTTATTCAAAATGACCATCGCAATAAAAGGAATGGAAAGACATGCTTTAGCTGTATTAGATTCCATTCAAAAAAATGATCTAACTCAAGCAAGAACAAATCTTTCAATGATTGTGAAGAGAAATACAAAAAATTTAGATAAAAATCACATACTATCAGGAACATTAGAGAGTCTAAGTGAAAATATTGTTGATGGAATAACTGGTCCGATGTTTTACTTTGCAATATTTGGTCTACCTGGAGCATTTGTATACAGAATTGTAAATACCGTCGATTCTATGGTTGGTTACAAAACTCAAATGTTTAAGAATCTAGGTTGGTTTGGTGCAAACTGTGATAATGTCTTAAACTACATACCTTCAAGATTAACTGGTTTAACAATTGTACTTGGCTCTATGTTATTGGGTCATGATTGGAAAAATTGTTATGAAATTTTCAAACGTGATGGCAAAAAAACTGATAGTCCTAATGCGGGATACCCTATGGCTGCTTTTGCAGGTGCGCTAGGTACAAAATTTGAAAAACTTGAACACTATTCATTGGGAACTGGTGAATATGAAATCACTTCAAAAAAAGTCAAGGATGCAATTTCTTTAATGAAGGTTACATCACTGCTCTTCTTTGGAATTGTATCTATTCCTATTATCCTGTTAATTTCATTTGTGGAGTTGATTTTATTTGCTTAA
- a CDS encoding cobyric acid synthase, whose translation MAKSLMIQGTSSGAGKTILVTALCRIFSDLGYTVSPFKSQNMSNFSYIEKNFEISRAQAIQAVAARTDITPDQNPILLKPLGNYRSSIFVNGKFFKKMHASDYYENFALKTGLKTSMNSFNKLSESHEIVFLEGAGSPAEINLQKFDITNMKIAQKTKSPVLLVTDIERGGAFASIVGTMELIEKKYQKLVEGFIINKFRGDIEILKPGYRKLKQKTGLPVLGTIPMTDFTIPDEDSIGNSPKKLNWNSSNLKKLDSEINKISKVVKSSLNIRQVEKLLK comes from the coding sequence ATGGCCAAATCATTAATGATACAGGGCACATCTTCTGGTGCTGGTAAAACAATTCTTGTTACTGCTCTTTGTAGAATTTTTTCAGATTTAGGATATACTGTATCCCCATTCAAGTCACAAAACATGTCTAATTTCTCATATATTGAGAAAAATTTTGAAATTTCTAGAGCACAGGCAATACAGGCAGTTGCTGCACGTACCGATATTACTCCTGATCAAAACCCAATATTGCTAAAACCGTTAGGAAATTATCGTAGTTCCATATTTGTGAATGGAAAATTCTTTAAAAAAATGCATGCTAGTGATTATTACGAAAATTTTGCTCTTAAGACAGGCCTAAAAACCTCAATGAATTCTTTTAACAAACTTTCAGAATCACATGAAATTGTTTTCCTTGAAGGCGCAGGTTCCCCTGCTGAAATTAATTTGCAGAAATTTGATATTACTAATATGAAAATTGCTCAAAAAACAAAATCACCTGTATTGTTAGTTACTGACATTGAAAGAGGTGGAGCATTTGCAAGTATCGTAGGAACAATGGAATTAATCGAAAAAAAATATCAAAAACTAGTTGAAGGATTTATCATAAACAAATTTCGAGGTGACATTGAAATTTTAAAACCTGGATATAGAAAATTAAAACAAAAAACGGGATTACCTGTTTTAGGTACAATACCTATGACTGATTTTACAATACCTGATGAAGATTCTATTGGAAATTCGCCCAAAAAATTGAACTGGAATTCTTCAAATTTGAAAAAATTAGACTCTGAAATTAATAAAATTTCCAAAGTTGTAAAGTCAAGTCTTAATATCCGTCAAGTGGAGAAACTTTTGAAATGA
- the hisC gene encoding histidinol-phosphate transaminase, with protein sequence MLKITPNPNTVKHVPAAHGGIFSIKNPDEKIIDFSSNVNPLGCHPGVKKYLKKQLNQIHVYPDSESTRLRSNLKWFTGLNTSQILIGNGATELIYNFCSAFVNKKTKVLIPCPTFSEYEKAVEFSGGKVISFKTLNLNVDFSKFLTKIPTKGVVFICNPNNPTGEILSKKNMEKIVKTAEKKSSLVFVDETFIELVPDSNPSLVKTLKSYENLFILRSFTKSFGLAGLRIGYGLGSKKIIEVLQRVKIPWNVNYIAQMAASAALCYSDFLEKSQQNIKKEYSFLINALSKIDWLSYYPSSTNFILIKTKINSKKLQKKLLKKNILVRDCSTFCGLDENYIRIAVKNRIQNKLLLEALGEIKWPNH encoded by the coding sequence ATGTTGAAAATAACCCCGAATCCTAATACGGTCAAACATGTACCTGCCGCTCATGGAGGTATATTTTCGATTAAAAATCCAGATGAAAAAATTATTGATTTTAGTTCTAATGTTAATCCATTAGGTTGTCATCCCGGTGTAAAAAAATACCTAAAAAAACAACTAAATCAAATCCATGTTTATCCTGATTCTGAATCAACACGTTTACGTTCAAATCTAAAATGGTTTACCGGATTAAATACATCACAAATTCTTATTGGAAATGGAGCGACTGAATTAATTTATAATTTTTGTAGTGCATTTGTTAATAAAAAAACTAAAGTTTTGATTCCATGTCCAACATTTTCTGAATATGAAAAAGCAGTAGAATTTTCTGGTGGTAAGGTAATTTCATTCAAAACACTAAATCTCAATGTAGATTTTTCAAAGTTTTTAACAAAAATACCTACAAAAGGAGTTGTTTTCATCTGCAACCCAAATAATCCTACTGGTGAAATTTTATCAAAGAAAAATATGGAAAAAATTGTAAAAACTGCTGAAAAAAAATCTAGTCTAGTATTTGTTGATGAAACATTCATTGAACTTGTCCCAGATTCTAATCCATCATTAGTAAAGACTCTGAAATCATATGAAAATTTATTCATTTTACGTTCTTTTACAAAATCTTTTGGATTAGCTGGATTAAGAATTGGGTATGGACTTGGAAGTAAAAAAATAATTGAAGTTTTACAAAGAGTAAAAATTCCTTGGAATGTTAATTATATTGCACAAATGGCAGCAAGTGCTGCATTATGTTACTCTGATTTTCTAGAAAAATCTCAACAAAACATCAAAAAAGAATATTCATTTTTAATCAACGCTTTATCAAAAATTGATTGGTTATCATATTATCCTTCTTCTACAAATTTCATTTTAATTAAAACAAAAATTAATTCAAAAAAACTCCAAAAAAAATTACTTAAGAAAAATATTCTTGTTAGAGATTGTAGTACATTTTGTGGTCTTGATGAAAATTATATTCGAATCGCCGTAAAAAATAGAATTCAAAATAAATTACTACTAGAAGCACTTGGAGAAATAAAATGGCCAAATCATTAA
- the asd gene encoding aspartate-semialdehyde dehydrogenase, translating into MKKRVAIIGVTGSVGQEFVQSLDNHPWFEVTQIAASERSAGKMYLDAIRDASGIIAWDVGGQIPEYIKNMKVLKVEEINVQELDLIFSAVESEAARDIETKFAKDLPVISTSSAYRYEEDVPILIPGINDEQAELLEVQKKNRDWKGWVAPLPNCTTTGLVITLKPLVEKYGAKKVMMTSMQAISGGGKSGVSAMGITDNILPYIPKEEGKVRIETKKILGKLKDGKIEDADIKVSCTCTRVPVIDGHTESVFVETEKEIDPSLAKDTFNDYNKDISVTGLPSAPEKYYAFHDDPTRPQPRMEREVGDGMTTSIGRVEKEELFDNGLKYMLFSHNKKMGSAKGAVLLAEMLHKKEKI; encoded by the coding sequence ATGAAAAAGAGAGTTGCCATAATAGGTGTGACAGGTTCTGTAGGTCAAGAATTTGTACAATCACTTGATAACCATCCATGGTTCGAAGTAACCCAAATTGCCGCATCAGAACGTTCAGCAGGAAAAATGTATCTTGATGCAATCAGAGATGCCAGCGGTATTATTGCATGGGATGTTGGCGGACAAATTCCAGAGTATATCAAAAATATGAAAGTTCTAAAGGTAGAAGAAATTAACGTGCAAGAATTAGATTTGATTTTCTCAGCAGTTGAATCTGAAGCTGCAAGAGATATAGAAACAAAATTTGCAAAAGATTTACCAGTAATTTCTACATCTTCAGCTTATAGATATGAAGAAGATGTACCAATTTTAATTCCAGGAATCAATGATGAACAAGCAGAATTATTAGAAGTTCAAAAGAAAAATAGAGATTGGAAAGGATGGGTTGCACCACTACCAAACTGCACAACCACAGGTTTAGTAATTACATTAAAACCATTAGTTGAGAAATATGGTGCTAAGAAAGTTATGATGACTTCAATGCAAGCAATTTCAGGTGGTGGAAAGTCAGGAGTTTCAGCAATGGGCATTACTGACAATATTTTACCATATATTCCTAAAGAAGAAGGTAAAGTAAGAATTGAAACAAAAAAAATTCTTGGAAAACTAAAAGATGGTAAAATTGAAGATGCAGACATTAAAGTTAGTTGTACATGTACAAGAGTTCCGGTAATTGATGGTCATACAGAATCAGTATTTGTTGAGACTGAAAAAGAAATTGATCCTAGTCTAGCTAAAGATACATTCAACGATTACAATAAAGATATTTCAGTAACAGGATTACCTTCTGCACCAGAAAAATACTATGCATTCCACGATGATCCAACAAGACCACAACCTAGAATGGAAAGAGAAGTAGGAGATGGTATGACAACTTCAATTGGGAGAGTTGAAAAAGAAGAACTTTTTGATAATGGATTAAAGTACATGCTATTCTCACATAATAAAAAAATGGGTTCTGCAAAAGGTGCAGTCTTATTAGCAGAAATGCTACACAAGAAAGAGAAGATTTAG
- a CDS encoding Lrp/AsnC family transcriptional regulator: MAKIDELDLKILSELSNDASISVPKLSEKININSSVVYSRIKRLLKQKLIQRYTIDVNDKELGYSVKSVTGINMDSKRRDAIIDNLFEIDGVREISEVTGRFDIMVTMYAKSLNDMHKVVSEKIGKIEGILGSESFIEMKRRTKPMPYMPE; the protein is encoded by the coding sequence ATGGCGAAAATAGATGAACTTGATTTAAAAATTTTATCAGAATTGAGTAATGATGCATCAATATCAGTTCCAAAATTATCTGAAAAAATTAACATCAATTCATCAGTAGTGTATAGTAGAATTAAACGACTTTTGAAACAAAAATTAATTCAGAGATATACAATAGATGTTAATGACAAAGAATTAGGTTATTCAGTCAAATCAGTTACCGGAATTAATATGGATTCTAAAAGACGAGATGCCATAATTGATAATTTATTCGAGATTGATGGGGTAAGAGAAATTTCAGAGGTAACTGGAAGATTTGATATTATGGTTACAATGTACGCAAAATCATTAAACGATATGCATAAAGTGGTTTCAGAGAAAATTGGCAAAATAGAGGGAATTTTGGGTTCTGAGAGCTTCATAGAGATGAAAAGAAGGACAAAACCAATGCCTTACATGCCAGAGTAA
- the cyoE gene encoding heme o synthase produces the protein MQETTTKIKIKTYYELTKPKIWYLLVFTAFGTAITASNIYNIEISIATWALMLFGVAAGSASANTLTNYHDRDIDEVMERTKGRPIPSKRIFPAEKARDFGLVLAGISIACAFGIAFTTSFWNGMWCGIFMVFGLADNILIYSHALKRKSQLNIILGGFSGGAPAMIGYAAVTLTGLWDFGLIMAGLVFIWIPMHIWALTLHFRDDYQKVKVPMLTAVLSEKTSARVIAATTVMMVVFSIVPFFLTTDTGEPVMSEVYLYTAIASGVLMVALSAWVVSKPTEKASWVLFKFSSPYLAVLFIALMVDSAL, from the coding sequence ATGCAAGAAACTACTACCAAAATCAAAATAAAAACATACTATGAACTAACCAAACCAAAAATTTGGTATTTGTTAGTTTTTACCGCATTTGGTACCGCTATCACAGCATCAAATATCTACAATATTGAGATCTCAATTGCAACTTGGGCCTTGATGCTTTTTGGAGTAGCAGCAGGTTCTGCATCAGCAAACACCTTGACAAATTATCATGATAGAGATATTGACGAAGTGATGGAAAGAACAAAAGGAAGACCAATTCCAAGTAAAAGAATTTTTCCAGCTGAAAAAGCAAGAGACTTTGGATTAGTTTTGGCAGGAATTTCAATTGCGTGTGCATTTGGAATTGCATTTACTACTTCATTTTGGAATGGAATGTGGTGTGGCATATTCATGGTATTTGGTTTAGCAGATAATATTTTGATTTACAGTCATGCATTGAAAAGAAAAAGTCAGCTTAACATCATACTAGGAGGTTTTTCGGGAGGTGCACCTGCAATGATTGGTTATGCTGCAGTAACACTAACTGGATTATGGGACTTTGGATTAATTATGGCAGGACTAGTATTCATTTGGATTCCAATGCATATTTGGGCATTAACATTACACTTTAGAGATGATTATCAAAAAGTAAAAGTTCCAATGTTGACTGCAGTATTATCTGAAAAAACATCTGCAAGAGTGATTGCTGCAACTACAGTAATGATGGTAGTATTCAGTATTGTTCCATTCTTTTTGACAACAGATACTGGTGAACCGGTAATGAGTGAAGTCTACCTATACACAGCAATAGCATCAGGTGTTTTGATGGTAGCACTTAGCGCATGGGTTGTATCAAAACCAACTGAAAAAGCATCATGGGTTTTGTTCAAATTTTCAAGTCCATATCTTGCAGTATTGTTCATTGCATTAATGGTTGATTCTGCACTGTAA